One window of the Candidatus Zixiibacteriota bacterium genome contains the following:
- a CDS encoding hypothetical protein (Evidence 5 : Unknown function), with the protein MRFKSMVGMKVAVIYANNYVYLKILRNIGAFE; encoded by the coding sequence TTGCGGTTTAAATCAATGGTAGGAATGAAAGTTGCTGTCATTTATGCGAATAACTATGTTTATTTAAAAATTTTAAGAAACATAGGCGCATTTGAGTAA
- the valS gene encoding Valine--tRNA ligase — translation MFLKEYMKEKTQEKPKAAPYDPKTVEDRIYKTWIDSGYFKGEVNPAKEPYSIVIPPPNVTDILHLGHALNNTIQDILIRQKRMSGYEAEWLPGADHAGIATQVVVEKQLAKEGTTRRELGREKFHERTKKWAYRNKDMILNQLKRIGCSCDWERTRFTLDDSLSRAVQEVFVALYKKDLIYRGYRIVNWCPSCQTSLSDDEVEHEEKDGHLWYIKYKLQGTDEYLTVATTRPETMLGDTALAVNPKDKKYKKYVGKTVILPILEREIPVIADAYVDPEFGTGIVKVTPAHDPNDFEIGLRHELEQINILNIDGTLNANAGKFKGLDRYDARKQLIKELEKKGHLEKTDKYHLAVGTCYRCHKEIEPYLSQQWFVRMAPLAQPAIEALKNGELRFHPEYWSKTYMHWMENIRDWCISRQLWWGHRIPVYYCECGETIVASAKPDKCPKCGGSELVQDEDVLDTWFSSWLWPFSTFGWPEKSPLLDYFYPTRVLVTASEIIFLWVARMVMAGYEFMGKLPFSDVYIHGTVRDANGIKMSKSLGNGIDPLEIVDKYGADSLRISLVLATPDGQDPWISKNTFEIGRNFVNKLFQASRFVMMRLEDKKYEIDSIPDKDLILIDRWILSRLERTIETVDNSIADFRLSAAAKALYSFTWNDFCSWYIELIKPDSPEQPIRPASLQVAVYVLDKILKLLHPFIPFVTEEINGNLRQYASDKEATLVFGPWPKETRKYRDDNLETSLESIQTVVNAVRSIRSEMNVPPGKKSDLHIRIKDKAMAKLLEDYHEYFRSLAKIEKLVIGEKIKKPRLSASAVISGAELFLPLEGLINVESEKVRLEKELSGLKGQLENLSRKLANADFLKKAPAEVIEKEKGRKADIEERVEKLNSNLEQLMGW, via the coding sequence ATGTTTTTGAAAGAATATATGAAAGAGAAAACACAGGAAAAACCGAAAGCCGCTCCCTACGACCCCAAAACGGTCGAGGATAGAATCTATAAAACCTGGATCGATTCCGGATATTTCAAGGGTGAAGTCAATCCCGCCAAAGAACCGTACTCCATTGTCATCCCGCCCCCCAATGTAACCGATATTCTTCATCTCGGCCACGCCCTGAATAATACCATTCAGGATATTCTGATTCGCCAGAAAAGAATGTCCGGGTATGAAGCGGAATGGCTCCCCGGCGCCGATCATGCCGGTATCGCCACGCAGGTGGTGGTGGAAAAGCAACTGGCCAAGGAGGGCACCACCCGCCGCGAACTGGGGCGCGAGAAATTCCACGAGCGGACCAAGAAGTGGGCCTACCGCAACAAGGATATGATTCTTAATCAATTAAAACGAATCGGTTGTTCCTGCGATTGGGAACGGACCCGCTTCACACTTGATGATTCCCTCTCCCGCGCCGTGCAGGAAGTTTTTGTCGCTCTTTATAAAAAGGATCTCATTTATCGCGGCTATCGGATAGTCAACTGGTGCCCGTCTTGCCAGACCTCGCTCTCCGACGATGAAGTCGAACACGAAGAGAAAGACGGCCATCTCTGGTACATAAAATATAAACTGCAGGGAACCGACGAGTATCTGACCGTGGCCACGACCCGTCCCGAAACCATGCTCGGTGATACCGCCCTGGCCGTCAATCCTAAAGACAAGAAGTACAAAAAATATGTCGGCAAGACCGTCATTCTGCCGATCCTGGAGCGTGAGATTCCGGTTATCGCCGATGCCTATGTCGATCCCGAGTTCGGAACCGGTATCGTCAAGGTGACCCCGGCCCATGACCCGAACGATTTCGAAATCGGTCTGCGCCACGAATTGGAACAGATAAATATTCTGAACATCGACGGCACCCTCAACGCCAATGCCGGCAAGTTTAAAGGGCTGGATCGGTACGATGCCCGCAAACAGTTGATCAAGGAACTGGAGAAAAAAGGACATCTGGAGAAAACCGATAAATATCATCTCGCGGTCGGGACCTGCTATCGGTGCCATAAAGAGATTGAACCGTACCTTTCTCAGCAATGGTTTGTCCGGATGGCCCCGCTGGCTCAACCGGCCATCGAGGCCCTCAAAAACGGTGAACTGCGGTTCCATCCCGAATACTGGTCCAAAACCTACATGCACTGGATGGAAAATATCCGCGACTGGTGCATCTCCCGTCAACTCTGGTGGGGACACCGCATCCCCGTTTATTATTGTGAGTGCGGCGAGACCATTGTAGCGTCCGCAAAACCGGACAAGTGCCCCAAATGCGGCGGTTCCGAACTGGTTCAGGACGAGGACGTTCTCGATACCTGGTTTTCTTCCTGGCTCTGGCCGTTTTCCACTTTCGGCTGGCCGGAAAAGTCGCCCCTTCTCGATTATTTCTATCCCACGCGGGTGCTGGTAACCGCCTCCGAAATAATCTTTCTCTGGGTCGCTCGCATGGTCATGGCCGGATACGAATTCATGGGGAAACTACCTTTCAGTGATGTTTACATCCACGGCACGGTGCGCGATGCTAACGGCATCAAGATGTCCAAATCCCTCGGCAACGGTATTGATCCCCTTGAGATCGTTGATAAATACGGGGCCGATTCGCTCAGAATTTCCCTGGTATTGGCCACGCCCGACGGGCAGGATCCCTGGATTTCGAAAAACACGTTCGAAATCGGACGAAACTTCGTTAACAAACTTTTCCAGGCATCCCGCTTCGTCATGATGCGCCTTGAAGACAAGAAATATGAAATTGATTCTATTCCGGATAAGGATTTGATTTTAATCGATCGGTGGATTTTGAGCCGCCTCGAAAGAACCATCGAAACGGTCGATAACAGCATCGCTGATTTCCGCCTTTCGGCCGCGGCCAAGGCGCTTTATAGTTTCACCTGGAACGACTTCTGCTCCTGGTACATCGAATTGATCAAACCCGATTCGCCGGAACAGCCGATTCGCCCGGCGTCGTTGCAGGTGGCCGTGTATGTTCTGGACAAAATTCTCAAACTGCTTCATCCGTTCATCCCGTTCGTGACCGAAGAAATAAACGGCAACCTTCGCCAATATGCCTCCGACAAGGAGGCCACTCTGGTATTTGGACCGTGGCCAAAAGAGACCCGGAAATACCGTGACGACAATTTGGAGACTTCTCTGGAATCGATACAGACGGTCGTGAATGCCGTCCGCTCAATACGATCCGAAATGAATGTTCCTCCCGGCAAAAAGTCCGATCTGCACATCCGGATAAAAGATAAGGCCATGGCCAAACTTCTCGAAGATTACCATGAGTATTTCCGGAGTCTGGCCAAAATCGAAAAACTGGTCATCGGCGAAAAGATTAAAAAGCCCCGTCTTTCGGCCTCGGCGGTTATTTCGGGGGCCGAATTGTTTTTGCCTCTCGAGGGACTCATAAATGTCGAATCCGAAAAGGTCCGTCTGGAAAAGGAATTGTCCGGCCTTAAGGGTCAGTTGGAGAACCTCTCCCGCAAACTGGCCAATGCCGATTTTCTCAAAAAGGCCCCGGCTGAAGTAATCGAAAAAGAGAAAGGCCGCAAAGCCGATATCGAAGAACGCGTTGAAAAGCTCAACAGCAATCTCGAACAATTGATGGGCTGGTAG
- a CDS encoding exported hypothetical protein (Evidence 5 : Unknown function), whose amino-acid sequence MRKVIVLFVLTVIAASLKATSPSVPQRNVEIETQLIGTPTKVGDIFQVNWSFVVHKDTNEPPRIQKILDSAAVKAYLFCDPLQQYVSGDSVWWGKLQYDVRYNLSATYKIITPRPTILAGVVESHMALYDEGDLLSINEGKGQGIKFPIVKRQPKVYLEIRGKDTIRVSNDFVPPREDLKIVTVGRVSRRERSE is encoded by the coding sequence ATGAGAAAGGTAATTGTTTTGTTCGTCCTGACGGTTATAGCGGCCAGTCTGAAGGCCACGTCGCCATCGGTTCCCCAAAGGAATGTTGAAATCGAAACCCAATTGATCGGTACCCCCACCAAGGTCGGGGACATTTTTCAAGTCAATTGGAGTTTCGTAGTTCATAAAGACACCAATGAACCTCCTCGCATTCAGAAAATATTAGATTCGGCGGCGGTCAAAGCTTACCTCTTTTGCGATCCATTGCAGCAATACGTTTCAGGTGATTCGGTCTGGTGGGGTAAACTGCAATATGATGTCAGATATAATCTTAGTGCAACTTATAAAATTATTACACCAAGACCGACTATTCTTGCTGGTGTGGTGGAATCTCATATGGCACTTTATGATGAGGGCGATCTGTTAAGCATCAATGAGGGCAAAGGCCAAGGCATAAAATTTCCCATCGTAAAAAGACAGCCAAAGGTATATTTAGAAATCAGGGGAAAAGACACTATTCGAGTTTCCAACGATTTTGTTCCGCCAAGGGAAGACCTAAAAATAGTAACCGTAGGTCGGGTCTCGAGGCGTGAGCGTAGCGAATAG
- the mazG gene encoding Nucleoside triphosphate pyrophosphohydrolase/pyrophosphatase MazG gives MSSNTESFNKLREIIATLRAPDGCAWDRKQTHKSLLPYLIEESYEVVEAVENENYDELREELGDLLCQIVFHCQLAEEEGKFNIDDSINDISAKLIHRHPHVFGEKKDLKPQEVRDQWEKIKVESGEKESVIGGIPKSAPALVKAFRFGEKAGGVGFDWKKPEEVFEKVKEEVGEIETALEGGSREDLEEEIGDLLFVVSSLARKLEIDPERALNRSLQKFTLRFRHIEKRVKESGRRFGDFTIEELEAFWQEAKE, from the coding sequence ATGTCGTCTAACACGGAATCATTCAATAAATTACGGGAAATAATCGCCACCTTAAGAGCGCCCGATGGATGCGCCTGGGACCGGAAACAGACCCATAAGTCGCTTCTGCCTTATTTGATCGAAGAATCATACGAGGTGGTCGAGGCGGTGGAAAATGAAAATTACGACGAACTCCGTGAGGAACTGGGGGATCTGCTTTGCCAGATTGTCTTTCACTGCCAGTTGGCCGAGGAAGAAGGAAAATTCAATATCGATGATTCCATCAATGATATTTCGGCCAAACTGATTCACCGCCATCCCCATGTTTTCGGGGAGAAGAAAGATTTGAAGCCGCAGGAAGTGCGGGATCAGTGGGAAAAGATCAAGGTGGAATCGGGCGAGAAGGAATCGGTAATCGGCGGCATTCCGAAATCGGCTCCGGCGCTGGTGAAAGCGTTCCGGTTCGGAGAGAAAGCGGGAGGAGTGGGATTCGACTGGAAAAAACCGGAAGAGGTTTTTGAGAAGGTGAAAGAAGAGGTGGGGGAAATCGAGACGGCGCTTGAGGGCGGGAGCCGGGAGGATCTGGAGGAGGAGATCGGGGATCTGCTTTTCGTGGTATCATCGTTGGCGCGCAAACTGGAAATCGACCCGGAGCGGGCCCTGAATCGGAGTCTGCAGAAATTCACGCTTCGTTTCCGTCATATCGAAAAGAGGGTGAAAGAATCGGGGCGGCGGTTCGGCGATTTTACGATCGAGGAGTTGGAAGCATTCTGGCAGGAAGCCAAAGAATAG
- the atoC gene encoding Acetoacetate metabolism regulatory protein AtoC, which translates to MKKDKTKVLIIDDDPKVSWILSEGLASDFEFVSARDGIEGIQMVSTEKPELVLLDIKMPGMSGLEVLEKLNKIPNRPDVIMLSGHGETKNIVDSVHLGAAEFINKPFDVKEVEIHIHAVLEKRKLRQEVRELKTELKSRSQYEQFIGDSPKMMQVRGIVEQVANSELTVLIRGESGTGKEIVARMLHSLSGRSDEPFTKVNCAAIPHDLLEAELFGYEKGAFTGAHKTKPGRFEVANKGSIFLDEIGDMPLELQSKLLQVLEQQEFVRVGGIHNIHVDVRIICATNKNLEDAIRRQQFRDDLFYRLNEISIFLPPLRQRQEDIPLLVNHFLKRYCGLYQKEYPSLSPETMSRLLQHTWPGNVRQLENLIKQVVVRGDESIVGDLISAGTAGIPNTMEESNGYGMEYATPVAVSGGNSGNFSLKHRVGRAIANEEKKLISEVLTKTNWNRRKAADLLEISYRSLLYKIKEYDLNTVK; encoded by the coding sequence ATGAAGAAAGATAAAACGAAAGTCCTTATTATCGATGACGATCCCAAGGTTTCCTGGATTTTGAGTGAGGGTCTGGCATCCGATTTTGAATTTGTTTCGGCCCGCGATGGAATCGAAGGGATCCAGATGGTTTCGACAGAAAAGCCGGAATTGGTTCTTCTCGATATAAAAATGCCGGGGATGAGCGGTCTCGAAGTCCTGGAAAAACTCAATAAGATTCCGAATCGCCCCGATGTAATCATGCTTTCCGGACACGGTGAAACCAAGAATATAGTCGATTCTGTCCATCTGGGAGCGGCAGAATTTATCAATAAGCCGTTTGATGTCAAAGAAGTCGAGATACATATTCATGCTGTTCTGGAGAAACGGAAACTTCGCCAGGAAGTCAGGGAACTGAAAACGGAACTGAAATCCCGGAGCCAATACGAGCAGTTTATCGGCGATTCCCCCAAGATGATGCAGGTTAGGGGAATTGTCGAACAGGTGGCCAATTCCGAACTGACCGTGTTGATTCGGGGAGAATCGGGAACCGGCAAAGAAATCGTGGCCCGGATGCTGCATTCATTATCGGGGCGATCCGATGAACCGTTCACCAAGGTGAATTGCGCGGCTATTCCGCATGATCTTCTGGAAGCGGAACTTTTCGGTTATGAAAAAGGGGCATTCACCGGGGCCCATAAGACCAAGCCGGGAAGATTCGAAGTCGCCAACAAGGGGAGCATTTTTCTCGACGAAATCGGCGATATGCCTTTGGAGTTGCAGTCGAAGTTGTTGCAGGTTTTGGAACAGCAGGAATTTGTCCGGGTAGGCGGAATTCATAATATCCATGTTGATGTCAGAATCATTTGCGCCACCAATAAGAATCTGGAAGATGCTATCCGTCGCCAGCAGTTCCGCGATGACCTTTTTTATCGTCTTAATGAGATTTCGATATTTCTTCCGCCTCTGCGCCAGAGACAGGAAGATATTCCGCTTCTGGTCAACCATTTTCTCAAACGATATTGCGGTCTTTATCAAAAAGAATATCCCTCCCTGTCGCCGGAGACCATGTCACGTCTCCTGCAGCATACCTGGCCGGGAAATGTGCGGCAGTTGGAAAACCTGATAAAGCAGGTTGTGGTGCGCGGGGACGAGTCGATTGTCGGAGACCTTATTTCGGCCGGAACGGCGGGGATTCCTAATACAATGGAGGAGTCTAACGGATACGGAATGGAATATGCCACTCCGGTCGCAGTCTCGGGTGGAAACAGCGGCAATTTTTCCCTGAAACACCGGGTAGGTCGGGCCATCGCCAATGAGGAGAAAAAACTTATCAGTGAGGTCCTGACCAAGACCAACTGGAACCGTCGCAAAGCGGCCGACCTTTTGGAAATAAGCTATCGCTCACTTCTATATAAAATCAAAGAGTATGATCTAAACACAGTCAAATGA
- a CDS encoding hypothetical protein (Evidence 5 : Unknown function): MKGGEYKREVIIEIIVLLMEKFNLWKTILGGFYEKGNCFVRPDGYSGQSEGHVAIGSPKEC, translated from the coding sequence ATGAAAGGAGGGGAATATAAGCGGGAAGTAATTATCGAAATTATTGTATTGTTAATGGAGAAATTTAACCTATGGAAGACAATTTTAGGAGGATTTTATGAGAAAGGTAATTGTTTTGTTCGTCCTGACGGTTATAGCGGCCAGTCTGAAGGCCACGTCGCCATCGGTTCCCCAAAGGAATGTTGA
- a CDS encoding hypothetical protein (Evidence 5 : Unknown function), with protein MPANDFTSRINFELKRAERYRIFVSLIVFNLAPIFEMATDKAKQEDSAVNGFLSEVGDVIRRSVREIDALSNSGRLKIGLLCPETSRQGAEAAAKRIANLLNSFCSDYFKRPGDFLIPVEISSFPDAAGARSIASYMDEFVDY; from the coding sequence ATGCCGGCGAATGACTTTACCTCGAGGATAAATTTCGAATTGAAGCGGGCCGAGCGTTACAGAATTTTCGTTTCGTTAATAGTATTCAATTTGGCGCCAATTTTCGAGATGGCCACGGACAAGGCCAAACAAGAAGATAGCGCCGTAAATGGATTTTTAAGCGAAGTCGGTGATGTAATTCGTCGCTCGGTGCGCGAAATCGATGCTCTTTCCAATTCGGGGCGTCTGAAAATAGGGCTTCTTTGTCCCGAAACATCGCGGCAGGGGGCGGAGGCGGCGGCCAAGAGGATTGCCAATCTGCTCAATTCTTTTTGTTCTGATTATTTCAAGAGACCCGGTGATTTCCTGATCCCGGTTGAGATATCATCGTTCCCCGATGCCGCCGGGGCGCGCTCCATAGCGAGTTATATGGATGAATTCGTAGATTATTAA
- a CDS encoding Multi-sensor hybrid histidine kinase: MIGESKRILVIDDESRMCHSLEQLLSSGGYEVTTTQSGRDGIKKIQSERFDLILTDIKMPEVSGMDILRTAREVDPELIIILMTGYASLETALEAIKNGAFEYLLKPVEFTQLEISVRRGLEKRAASLYNKRLLEDLKEANHNLNNRLLEINALYEAGKSLGSALNHKDLLHKIVTLAAGVTQAEIGSVMLINESGEYMTIEASIGLDRSLAETVQLPVGSSIAGYVAQSGKPLIIDDVEKDDRFQRINKERYSSASLLCAPLVITNRTLGVINMANKKEGEKFNEHDLKLLTTFAAQAAVAIDDARQFENNRQKLREFSLLFEISQKLSAVGSVSAMRKVVFEYLRKLMPIDFALWFEWEPIAQHLRPVGAVGTDIPMTDSGTINLDLIRREEITIEDIDFGAIDVNNISALSSYLSKKITDCPAYPRPGPNFTALPVLQEKELKHIYCIGSRSDRHYSDQEISLARLVISHASGLYEREKALLNATRLLTMGNMISEISHDLRKPLTNLKGWVQILCEKWPEVGKDGKFFGMAEEEIQRLNELVRELVDFSRPHKYETELRDLRKVIGRAAELLGPEFRKKNISFSEEYSDCNWEIPINKNQVLEVFLNLFINAVDAIDDGKPGTIHVHGEIGRPDFKKADYLAVTVTDNGHGIKKENLPRIFDRYYTTKDTGTGLGLSVVERIIAAHGGTLKVESDYGRGTDFTLYFPI; encoded by the coding sequence ATGATTGGCGAATCTAAGCGGATTCTTGTAATCGACGATGAGTCGCGGATGTGCCATTCGCTGGAGCAATTACTTTCCTCCGGCGGATATGAGGTGACCACGACCCAATCCGGCCGTGACGGAATCAAAAAAATCCAGAGTGAACGCTTCGATTTAATTCTGACCGACATCAAAATGCCGGAAGTGAGCGGCATGGATATTTTGCGGACGGCGCGCGAGGTCGACCCGGAATTGATAATTATTCTAATGACCGGTTATGCGTCGCTGGAAACGGCTCTTGAGGCCATTAAAAACGGGGCCTTTGAATATCTCCTCAAGCCGGTGGAGTTCACTCAACTGGAAATTTCGGTCAGACGCGGCCTGGAAAAACGGGCCGCGAGCCTTTATAATAAGCGGCTTCTTGAAGATCTCAAAGAAGCCAATCATAATCTCAACAACCGCCTTCTTGAAATTAATGCGTTGTATGAAGCCGGAAAGTCGCTGGGCTCCGCTCTTAATCATAAGGACCTGTTGCACAAAATAGTGACCCTTGCGGCCGGCGTAACTCAAGCCGAAATCGGCTCGGTAATGCTTATAAACGAATCCGGCGAATATATGACAATTGAAGCGTCAATCGGGCTGGATCGTTCTCTGGCGGAGACCGTGCAATTGCCGGTCGGTTCGTCGATAGCGGGATACGTGGCCCAATCGGGCAAACCGCTGATTATCGATGATGTCGAAAAAGATGACCGCTTCCAGCGGATCAATAAGGAAAGGTACAGTTCGGCCTCCCTTCTGTGCGCCCCTCTGGTGATAACGAACCGGACCCTGGGAGTCATCAATATGGCGAATAAAAAAGAAGGGGAGAAGTTTAACGAACACGACCTGAAACTTCTGACCACCTTCGCCGCCCAGGCCGCTGTGGCCATAGATGACGCCCGTCAGTTCGAAAACAACCGTCAGAAACTGCGGGAATTCTCCCTGCTTTTTGAAATATCACAAAAACTTTCGGCGGTCGGATCAGTTTCGGCGATGCGCAAGGTGGTCTTTGAATATCTGCGGAAATTGATGCCGATCGATTTTGCGCTCTGGTTCGAATGGGAGCCGATCGCCCAGCATCTTCGCCCGGTCGGCGCCGTCGGGACCGACATACCGATGACCGACAGCGGGACAATCAATCTGGATTTGATTCGACGAGAAGAAATCACGATCGAAGATATCGATTTCGGCGCTATTGATGTCAATAATATTAGCGCCCTCTCATCATACCTTTCGAAAAAGATTACCGATTGCCCGGCCTACCCCAGGCCGGGACCCAATTTCACGGCCCTTCCGGTTCTTCAGGAAAAGGAACTCAAGCATATCTACTGCATCGGTTCCCGTAGTGACAGACACTATAGCGATCAGGAAATATCCCTGGCCCGTTTGGTAATTTCGCACGCCTCCGGACTCTATGAACGGGAAAAAGCTCTTTTAAATGCCACCCGACTTTTGACGATGGGAAACATGATATCGGAAATCTCCCATGACCTTCGCAAGCCCCTGACCAACCTTAAGGGCTGGGTCCAGATTCTCTGTGAAAAATGGCCCGAAGTCGGCAAAGACGGCAAATTTTTCGGAATGGCGGAAGAGGAAATTCAACGGCTGAATGAGCTGGTCCGGGAACTGGTCGATTTCTCCCGACCCCATAAATATGAAACCGAACTGCGGGATTTGAGAAAGGTCATCGGCCGGGCGGCGGAACTACTCGGTCCGGAATTCAGGAAGAAAAATATTTCATTTTCGGAAGAGTATTCTGACTGCAATTGGGAAATCCCGATAAATAAGAATCAGGTTTTGGAAGTCTTTCTGAATCTATTTATAAATGCCGTCGATGCCATCGATGACGGTAAACCGGGGACAATTCATGTTCACGGGGAAATAGGGCGCCCCGATTTCAAGAAGGCCGACTATCTAGCGGTGACCGTCACCGATAACGGCCACGGAATCAAAAAGGAGAATCTTCCCAGAATATTCGATCGCTACTATACCACGAAGGATACGGGAACGGGGCTGGGTCTTTCGGTTGTCGAAAGAATCATAGCGGCCCACGGGGGCACCCTGAAAGTCGAGTCGGACTATGGGCGGGGTACCGATTTCACCCTCTACTTTCCCATCTGA
- a CDS encoding putative Sensor protein (Evidence 3 : Putative function from multiple computational evidences) gives MPNRKNAKKSSTNSIRALKAEVNQKLLELTESNRRLRRKIFDLYTIFELSRNFNAVLNYETLLDSFVLTSMGQMGAAKAALYLPLQIGRKEFQLARIKGSPPYPDKEIIIDPDGRFGRYITALNRPIHIEDITKKFSAADGIGFVKYFPFGLVIPLIFQTNLRGVLIISVKVSDRRYLEDDIEFLSILANQTAVSIENARLYESESEALNKLQKAQELLLQTERLAALGELSAKIAHEVNNPLGIIKNYLVLIRRNNEDGANREEFLDIVSQEIDRIAAIVRQLLDFHRPRVIRFVPIDLGQILNEVVGLVGRQMNDAGITIEVRAKTGLPMIMAWPDGLKQVFLNLLINSRDAIKGGGQVTIEASADDMTATIRFRDTGPGVEEKHIPHIFEPFYTTKEQTGGTGLGLSVCYGIIKNHGGSIEYCDAGPGGCFIIRLPIEQKEADYDWRI, from the coding sequence ATGCCAAATAGGAAAAATGCCAAGAAGTCCTCGACAAATTCGATTCGAGCGCTCAAGGCCGAGGTAAATCAGAAACTGCTCGAATTGACCGAATCGAATCGCCGCCTTCGCCGCAAGATTTTCGATTTATATACTATCTTTGAATTAAGCCGGAACTTCAATGCCGTACTGAATTACGAAACCCTCCTTGATTCTTTTGTGCTGACATCGATGGGACAAATGGGGGCGGCCAAAGCGGCTCTCTATTTGCCCCTGCAGATCGGCCGGAAGGAATTCCAGTTGGCCCGAATCAAAGGCTCGCCGCCGTATCCGGACAAGGAAATAATAATCGACCCGGACGGCCGTTTCGGACGGTATATCACGGCTCTGAATCGTCCTATACATATCGAAGATATCACCAAGAAATTCTCGGCGGCGGACGGAATCGGCTTTGTCAAATATTTTCCTTTCGGGCTGGTTATCCCGCTGATTTTTCAGACCAATCTTCGCGGGGTTCTGATTATATCGGTCAAGGTATCGGATCGTAGATATCTTGAGGACGATATAGAATTTTTGTCGATTTTGGCCAATCAGACGGCCGTATCGATAGAAAATGCCCGTTTGTATGAGTCGGAATCGGAGGCGTTGAATAAATTGCAGAAGGCCCAGGAATTGTTGCTTCAGACTGAAAGATTGGCGGCGCTGGGAGAATTGTCCGCCAAAATCGCCCACGAAGTGAATAATCCGCTGGGGATAATAAAGAACTATCTGGTTTTGATTCGCCGCAATAACGAGGATGGCGCCAATCGAGAGGAATTTCTGGATATTGTCAGTCAGGAGATCGACCGTATCGCGGCGATCGTCAGACAACTTCTTGATTTCCACCGGCCCCGGGTCATAAGGTTTGTGCCCATAGATTTAGGTCAGATTTTAAATGAAGTTGTCGGTCTGGTGGGAAGGCAGATGAATGATGCCGGAATCACCATTGAGGTCCGCGCGAAGACGGGTCTGCCGATGATTATGGCCTGGCCCGATGGATTGAAGCAGGTCTTCCTGAATCTTCTGATAAACTCCCGAGATGCCATAAAGGGAGGCGGTCAGGTTACTATCGAGGCGAGCGCGGATGATATGACAGCCACAATTCGTTTTCGCGACACCGGCCCCGGGGTGGAAGAGAAGCACATTCCCCACATATTTGAGCCGTTTTACACCACCAAGGAACAGACGGGAGGCACGGGGCTGGGTCTATCCGTCTGTTACGGCATAATAAAAAATCACGGTGGGTCGATAGAATATTGTGATGCCGGCCCGGGCGGCTGCTTCATAATAAGATTGCCGATTGAGCAGAAAGAAGCGGATTATGATTGGCGAATCTAA